The Mucilaginibacter gracilis genomic interval AGTAACAGCGCTACTAGTGTCCACCGTTTAGTGATATAGGTCACTCGCTTATGATTGTTTATTGCTGCAACGATTTGAGCAGCTGCTTTATCGGCTGGTGCTACCCAAAACAAACCCTCTCCTTTTGCCATCGCCGTATCGACGAACCCTGGCCGTATATCTGTGATGATAATGGGTAACTTGAGTTGTCCGGCATTTTTACGGAGGCCTTTCAGGTAATTGATCTCGAAGGCTTTGCTTGCATTATAGGCGGGTGCCAGATGGCTGCCCGCTAAGCCTGCTATGGAAGTGATGGCTGCCAAATGACCGTAGCCTTGCTTTTGAAAGGTCTTGAATGCCCAGCCGGCAATCATTGTAAAAGCGGTTACATTCAGATCTATCGTCGCTTTTTCAATAGCAAAGGACAGCGATTCATTGATGTTGCCAACACCGGAGCTTAAAATCAGCAGATCAAGGCCGCCGAGTTGTTCCTTTAGTTTTTCAAGCTTCATTTCCAGGGTATCGGTTTGCGTATTATCGATCTCACTGTAAAGTATTTTGTCCGGATATTGATCGCTTAGCTGTGCTAACAGTTCTGTTCTTCTGCCGGTGATGGCGATCAGGTAGTCCCTTTCTGCCAGCTGAAGGGCGAGTGCTTTACCGATTCCGGAGGACGCACCCACGATGATCACTTTTTTGGTCATGGTTCTATGATTTATTTTACGGTAAAACGCAGGATATATTTAGCCAGCAGGTCGAATGCGCGTTTGGCTTTCCAGGTACCGAAATTGCCCTGGGTGACCACGATGACCAGATCAAGCTTTTTAACGATCATGATATATTGTCCGCCATTGCCGGAGGCAAAAACGACGGGGAAGGTTTTATTACCCATTTTTACGGTCTCGTTATACCAGTAATAACCATAAAAAGCGGGTTGCGGTTCGGCTGCTGTGCTGCGGCTCAGTTTCATAAAAGAAAAATCCGGGATGGGGATAGTGGCTGTCGTGGAGGCCTTCAGCCATTTTTCGGAGATGAGCTGTTTGCCGTGGTACCTGCCTGCGTGCAATACGAGTTCGCCAAGTTTGACCATATCCAGCGGACGGATGAAGAAAGAACCTGCGGTCATACCCTGACCTGCCGGGTCGACTGTCCAGCGGTAGTTGGTAATGCCTAATGGCGCGAAGAGGTTTTTTTCGGCGAAATCCATGATACTTGTTCCACTTGCTTTATTGATGATACCGCTGATGAGCATCGGGTCACAGGAAGTATAGGCCCAGACCTTACCCGGCGGGTTTTTCATTGGAAGCTGCAAACAGAATTTCACCCAGTCGCGGGTGGCGGTCATTGCGGTCTCGCAATCCTTTTCATCGTTCCATTCGTCGCAGTCAAACCCTGATCGCATTTCCAGCAGGTCTTTGATCGTCATGTTGGTTTTCAGAGGATCTGCCGCAAAGGCTTTGTTTTCCGGAAAGAAAGTGGCTACTTTTTCGTCCACGCTTTTGATCAGGCCCTTGTCTATGGCGATACCCAGCAGCAGGCTGGTCACCGACTTAAAAGCGGAACGGGTATCGTGCAGAGAATCGGCAGCAAAGCCGTTAAAGTAGTGTTCGTAGACCAGCTTCCCGCCTTTGGCAATGAGCAGACTGTGCATCCCGCTGTAATCGTTTTGGATCGCAGCGGTTATCGGGTCGTATGTACGCTGAGCGCTGGCGTTGATGCCAAAATGCAGAAAGGCCAGGATCACTAATAACCGATAGCTCATTTGGGGGATCAATCTAAAGTGTTTAGCATCGCTTTCGCGTTTTTATTGTTCAGGTCGGTATTGACGGCTTGCTGGTAGTTGAGGCGGGCACTGGCCTTATCGCCTTTTTTTAAATAGGCCTCACCGATCAATTCATAGCCATAGGCCGTATCCGAGGGTTTAGCTTGTAGGGCGACCGCGGTTTGAAACACTTTGATCGCATCATCGAATTTGTTGCGGCGCAGCAGGTATTTACCGGTACTGATCAGGTCGCCGATCTCAAAACTGAAATCATAGCTGTCCTGGTGGTGTGCTTTTAAGTCGCGGTAATAATCCAGTCCCTGGCCGACATCAGCCAGCGTTTTCTCCCGTATCTCCAGGTAAAAGGATTTTTTAGGGATGTTCACAGACTCCCCGGAAAGTGCTGCAAACAGCGCGTTTTTGACACCGTCAACCTTCATTTGCTGGTTATTGGTCATCATCACGACGGTAAGCCCCCGCTTGAGGTCACTGAAGAGCAGGGCCTCATAATTACTGTTCGAACCCTGGTGGCGGTGCCAGGCGAGCGTGTCACCCGAAAAGCCAACCGTCCCGATACTGCTCTCGCCGTTCGGGAAATTGGCCGCCAATCCGGCAAAGGAATCCTTATTCAGGATCTTGTACTGGTTCAGGCATTCCGACCATCGATACAGGTCTCTTGCGCTTAGCCTGACCCAGCCGCTCATTCCCTGAAAATAGGGAGCGTTATGAAAATCCTGGTCAAATGCTTTGGCCATATCCGGGCTGCTTACCGGCAGGTCAACCACTGCGTCTTTCATCCCGCAAGGTTTAAATATATTTTTCATCAGAAAGTCAGCGTAAGCTAACCCACTCACTTTTTCAACGATCCTCATTTGCAGAAAAACATTTTAATGATTATAAATATACGCGGTTCCGGGTTCAAAACTCAGTTTCTTCACTAGCCGGAGATTAGCAAGGATCAGGCTGTCGCCTTCAAATGGTGTCGCGGCAAATGTCGGAATACCACTGGTATAGGTGAGCAGGTGCCGGACCTTCACCTGCGCTGCCCAGTCAGGCAGTTCCGGCAGGAATTTGCTGATCGGGTCATCCAGGCTAAGTTTCCCGCGTTGCTTTAACAACAGGATCGCGGCACCATTGAATTCCTTACTCACCGAGCCAATATCAAATTTATAAGCCGATGTTAACGGCTTGGTTTTGCTGCCATCTGCATAACCCAGTGACTGTTCATAAATGATCTTGCCTCTCTGCGCGATAAGTACATTCCCGTTAAAAACACCACGGGCATGGGCAAGCTGCATAACGGAGTCGAGGCGCTTTAGCGGTACCTGGGCCGCAAGATTGAGGGATAACAGGGACAGGCAGATGGTATAGATGAATTTGTTGCTCATACGCATAAAGACACTTTTTATTTGAAATGGTTACGGGGAAGTGTCAGACCTAAGGGGTTGTAACTTTCAGTCCTTTGAACTTCGATCCCTGATAGGTCCAGCTGATCTGCCAGCCATCACCCTGCTGGATAAATTCAAAGCCGTCGGCTGATTTCGGGTCATCAAAAAATACGCGTTCATTTTCAGCGGACAGGGAAGCTTCCTTTTTGTTGTCCTGGTACAGCTGCAATAGTCCGTTCTCTACCCGGAATTCCAGCCGGGTATGGTTCGCTTCCGCGAAATCATAAGAGCCGGTATAGCGTTGTAGGATATTGTCGGCCACCGGCACGGCTTTCCGGTTGATCTCCGCAGGAACCTGGTAGGGTTTGCCTTCGAGTATATTCACCAGGTCGGTGATGGTTTGCTGAAAGGGTATGTCGTCGTCATTGGCGAATAAGACAAAACTGTAATGCTTTGTGGTCTGCGTATAGATCTGTGCCCTGATCCCGTCGGAGCCGCCATTCTTCTGGATGACGCCCAGCGTGTCGCGCAGAGCGGACAGGTAAGGTTCCCGGTGCAGGGACTTCAGGTAGACCATCATATCGCCAAGGGTAGAATAGATACGGGCGGTAGAGAATTCATCCTGCGTAATATTGGGCACCCGGGTGAGCACGCCGTCCCGCAACTGGTGGTTCAGGGCAGGCTGCTTCAGGTTCGCGTGGCTGATCACAAAGTGGGCGCCCGAAGCTTTCATTTGCAGGGGATCGAAAATGTAGGTTTTCACGCACTGCGCGAAAGGCTTGCCGGTGATTTTTTGGATCAGGTAGTAGATGACCTCGTAACCCAGGTTGGAGTATCGGGTATCGGTGCCGGGGGCAAACTCCAATTTTTCCTTACTGATCGCGGCGATGATCTGATCAGGACTCAGTGCCAGGATATTTTCGGGCTTGCTGGTCAGTTCACGGGGCAGGCCGGACCGGTGGTGCAGTAACTGATCGATGGTGATCAGCCTGCTGTTGGGGAATTGCGGCAGGTACCTGCTTAAGGTGTCCGTCAGTTTTACCTGGTGTTGCTGCTGGAGTTTAACCAGTATACTGTACGCCATGAGCTTACTGATCGAATGGATATCGAACTGGCTGCTGTTGCTTACCCGGAGGCTGCTTTTAGGATCGGCAGACAAATTATAGGCCTTTTTCAGAACGTCATGGCCATTGGCCTGGACATAGATGCCGCCATTGAACTTTTTCAGCCGGGTTAAGGCGGTAAAATATTCATCGATGCGCGCGGCTAATTTGGCATCCGGTGCTTGCGCGGCGGATTTTTCCGGCAAAAGCGAACAAAGGAACAGGAGGACCAAAAGGCTTTTTAAGATTTTCATGGGCGTGCGAGGTAAAGTATTTGAATGTCGTTTTTATTATTGTCCGTTGATTACAAGGGCTTCGATCTTTTTGTTCAGTTCATGCCCGTGGTTGCTGTTGGTCATGGCGACGAAGCCGGTCCCGGTCTTGCGGTCGATCATGAAATTGGACTGGAAATCTTCGTTGGTACCACCATGAGCGTATACATTCCCGAAGGCGGTGGGTTTGATGGCGAATCCCATGGCCCAGTCTGTCCAGCCGAAGTACTGGGTGATGATGTGACCGGCCGGTAGTTTGATCCTTCGGCTGAGCATCCGGTCCGTATTGGCCCCGGTTAAGGGTTGATTGCTGAGCACAGCCGAGAGGAAACGGGCATAATCGCTGCAGGTGGCCAGTAAACTGGAAGCGGCGTTGACGACTTTGGGTTTCCAGATCTCCCGGGGTGTTTTGCCGTCCTCGTAACCGGTTGCCAGGCGGTTGTCCAGGCCATCCTGCCAAACCAGGTAGCTGGACCGCATCCCCAATGGCAAAAGCAGGTCTTGTCTGATCCTCGCTCCTAAAGTGATGGCATTGGTATGGGTGATTTTGGCCACGACTTTCGCCAGGTAATCATAACCTTCGCCGGAATAAGAGAACTGGCTGCCCGGCTCAAACTTGATGTCGAGTTCCTGGCCGCGGTTATCGGCACGCCAGTTGGGCAGGCCGCTGGTATGGCTCAGCACCATCCGGGCGGTGATCTTTTGGTACCGCGGGTCATAATCCAGGTCAGGAAGCGGTAAATACTGATATAAAGGCTTATCCAGACTGATCATCCCTTTCTGGGCGAGCCAGTTCACGTAGTAAGCGAATAAAGGTTTGGTCATGGATGCTGCCTCGAACAAAGTCGCTTCAGTGACGGGCCGTTTCTGCTCCAGGTTCGCATAGCCGAAATCATGCCGGTAAACCACCTGTTTGTGGTTCAGGATGCAAACAGCAGCACCCGGTATCTTCAGCGAATCCATCTGCTTTTGGATATAGTTGCTTAGTGCAGCGGTATCCAGGGAACGACCAGACAGGCTGATGACCTGGGCAGGTAATTTCGCGGCAAGCAACGTGAGAAAGGTTAAAAGTAAGAGGCTTGTTTTTTTGAGCGGATGAAGCATAGCGATCAGATTTATAAGGAAGACGTTTGTTGGCGTTGAATTGTTACAATGATCCTGGTGATTAAGGGGCCAGGATGGTTTTACGCTGGATAGTATGCGAGCTGAAATAGCCCAGCGCGCCATCGGAAAGGTTGGTATCCGGGTTGGAAGGGGCGGCATTATTGCCGTCGCCGCCCGCGCTGTTTTTCAGGCTGTACCAGTACTGGTAGACTATGGGGTCCAGGCAAAGCATTTCCACGGTCAGATGGTCGCCGCTTTTGATGTTGCGGGCAGGATCGTCGTTGTCATTACTGAAACTCAGGCGGTTGTTGACGGTATTGCCGTTGGTGAATTCATCATCGGCGATAAACACGGTCTTTTCTTTTTTGGTGTTGACGTATTGCAGAAAACGGTAGTAGTTTTTGGTGGCGGCGGGGTCCCGGTAGCTGGCGAACGCGTACAGGAGCGGGCTGCCGTCTTTGTTATTGCCTTCTCCTTTTTTGACGTAAAGGCTGTCAAAGGCTACCGGTTGCGGCATGGTACTGCTGGCGGTAAAGGTCTTGCCGTCCACCTTTACGGTCAACTGATAGGTGTTGCCGGGGACGCCGGTAAAGCTGGGGTGCTGGTAAATCCCGGCGGTTGTTGGCGAAAGCGTTTGGGAGGTCCCGTTGCCGCTGATGGTGACGGTAGCGCCGCTGATACCGGCAAAGGTATTGTCGCCGGTGAAGGCTTTGGTTTGCGAGATGGATACACGGCAGCCGCCGGCTTCGTTGGTCAGTACCGCCTCGATCACGTATTTGGGCGTATTATCGGGTAATTTCAGATCGATGGCCTTTTCGCAAGAGCTGAAAAATAAGATGGCCAGCAAGGTGATATAAATGATGTTTCTCATGGCTTAGAATTTAAAGTTGTAAGAGATAGCGGGGACAAAAGTGAACAGGGTCGTGCGCACGGCTTCGGTCCGGCTGGGATCGGTCTTATTGTCGCGGAAATAGATGCGGTAGGCATTCGGGTTGCCGTAGGCGTTATACAGGCTGAAGCTCAGCTCGGAAGAGAACTTGTTGGTTTTCTTCAGCTGTTTGGTGGCACCCAGGTCCAGCCGGTGGTAAGCAGGCATGCGCGAGGCATTGCGGCTGGTGTAATTGTAGTACGTGCTGCCGTCCACCTGGTATTTACCGGCAGGGAAAGTCACCGCATCGCCGGTATAGTATACAAAGTTGGCCGATAATACCCATCGGTCGCTTAGCTTATAGATGCCGACCAGGGAAAGATTATGCGTGCGGTCCTGGCGGGCATTGTACCAGTCGTCCTGGTTGATGCCATCGATCTGCCGCTGTGTTTTGGACAGGGTATAGCTCAGCCAGCCGGTCAGGCGGCCGGTCTTCTTTTTGAGCAGCAGCTCCAGGCCATAAGCGCGGCCTTTACCGTAGAGCAATTGGGTTTCGATGGGCTGGTTGGTAAAGATATTGGCCCCGTTGCGGTAGTCGATCTGGTTCTGCAGTTTTTTGTAATAGGTTTCCAGGGTCAGCTCATAGTGGTGTTCACTGAGGTCGCGGTAATAGCCCAGCGAAACCTGGTCGGCCAGTTCGGGCCGGATGATGCTGGTGCTGGCCACCCATTTATCGACCGGCGAGCCGGAGCTGGAATTGGAGATGAGGTGCAGGTTCTGCGCGTTGCGGGAATAGGCCGCCTTCAGCGCACTTTGCTCATCCAGTTGAAAGGCTGCGCCTAATCTGGGTTCCGCATTGAAATAGGTTGTTTTGATTTGTTCCTTAATAATGGAAAATGCCGAGAGCCGCAGGCCGTAACTAAAAGTGAAACGGTCGGTCAGCTTCCAGTTATCGCCGGCGTACACTGCCTGGTCCAGGCTGAAGCGGTTGGGAAGTTCCTGCGAACTGATCCCGGCATTGCCGCTGGCGGTGATCTGCCCGGGCTTGATGCTGTGGTAAACGCTGTTAAAACCAAAATTGACGGTGTGCGCGTCGCCGGGGAACCATTGCAGGTCCTCTTTCAGGTTCCAGTCGCGGATGCGGGAATAGATGGTGTAATCGTTCACATCCTGGCGCAGGCTGATGGTATAATCGTAATTGCTGTAGATCAGTGAGGTATTGGAAAAGAGCTGGTTATTGAATACATGGTTCCAGCGCAGGGTGCCGGTAGTATTGCCCCAGTTGATGCCGTTCACCTTATCCGCTGCCAGCACATCCTTGCCAAAGTAACCCGAGAGGTAGATGCGGTCCTTGCTGCCCAGCACATAATTGGCTTTGGCGTTCAGGTCGTAAAAGTAGAGCTGACTGCGGTTGATGTCGGTGTCCCTGGATAATTTGAGGAACACGTCAGCATAGGTCCGACGCGCAGAGATCAGGAAGGAGGATTTGTCCTTTTGTATCGGCCCTTCGACATTCAGCCGGGCGGCGATCAGGCCCACTCCCCCGCTGACATGGGTGCCCTGGTTATTGCCGTCGTTCATCTGTACATCCATGACGGAGGACAGGCGCCCGCCATAGCGCGCGGGCATGTCGCCTTTGTAGATGCTCACGTTTTTGATGGCGTCGGAATTAAAGGTGGAAAAGAAGCCGAGCAGGTGCGAAGCATTATACACGGTGGCTTCATCCAGCAGCAGCAGGTTCTGGTCCACTGCGCCGCCGCGTACATAAAAGCCGCCGCTGCCTTCGCCTGCGGACTGGATGCCGGGCAACAGTTGCAGGGTCTTGACCACATCGCGCTCGCCGAGCAGTACCGGGATGTCCTTGATCTCTTTGATGCTGAGTTTTTCCACGCCCATCTGCGTGCCGCGCAGGTCACGTCCTCCCCGCGAAGGCGCGGAGATGGTTACGGTCTGGAGTTCCTGGGTGTTATCCTCCAGAGCGATATCCAGCTTTTGATCGGCGGTCAGGTCCAGGGTGATCGTTTTGGTTTTTTGCCCCACGGCGCTGACGCTTAGCTCCTGGCTGCCTTTGGGCAGCGTGAGCGAATAAAAGCCGTA includes:
- a CDS encoding SDR family NAD(P)-dependent oxidoreductase; protein product: MTKKVIIVGASSGIGKALALQLAERDYLIAITGRRTELLAQLSDQYPDKILYSEIDNTQTDTLEMKLEKLKEQLGGLDLLILSSGVGNINESLSFAIEKATIDLNVTAFTMIAGWAFKTFQKQGYGHLAAITSIAGLAGSHLAPAYNASKAFEINYLKGLRKNAGQLKLPIIITDIRPGFVDTAMAKGEGLFWVAPADKAAAQIVAAINNHKRVTYITKRWTLVALLLKLVNL
- a CDS encoding serine hydrolase domain-containing protein, giving the protein MKILKSLLVLLFLCSLLPEKSAAQAPDAKLAARIDEYFTALTRLKKFNGGIYVQANGHDVLKKAYNLSADPKSSLRVSNSSQFDIHSISKLMAYSILVKLQQQHQVKLTDTLSRYLPQFPNSRLITIDQLLHHRSGLPRELTSKPENILALSPDQIIAAISKEKLEFAPGTDTRYSNLGYEVIYYLIQKITGKPFAQCVKTYIFDPLQMKASGAHFVISHANLKQPALNHQLRDGVLTRVPNITQDEFSTARIYSTLGDMMVYLKSLHREPYLSALRDTLGVIQKNGGSDGIRAQIYTQTTKHYSFVLFANDDDIPFQQTITDLVNILEGKPYQVPAEINRKAVPVADNILQRYTGSYDFAEANHTRLEFRVENGLLQLYQDNKKEASLSAENERVFFDDPKSADGFEFIQQGDGWQISWTYQGSKFKGLKVTTP
- a CDS encoding serine hydrolase domain-containing protein — encoded protein: MSYRLLVILAFLHFGINASAQRTYDPITAAIQNDYSGMHSLLIAKGGKLVYEHYFNGFAADSLHDTRSAFKSVTSLLLGIAIDKGLIKSVDEKVATFFPENKAFAADPLKTNMTIKDLLEMRSGFDCDEWNDEKDCETAMTATRDWVKFCLQLPMKNPPGKVWAYTSCDPMLISGIINKASGTSIMDFAEKNLFAPLGITNYRWTVDPAGQGMTAGSFFIRPLDMVKLGELVLHAGRYHGKQLISEKWLKASTTATIPIPDFSFMKLSRSTAAEPQPAFYGYYWYNETVKMGNKTFPVVFASGNGGQYIMIVKKLDLVIVVTQGNFGTWKAKRAFDLLAKYILRFTVK
- a CDS encoding TonB-dependent receptor, which codes for MKINKQGRISRLSAVCLLLLLLINAKSKAQSPGPLDKPVTITISNEPLKQALDKITAVSGIKFTYNETVAKSAVKISIHAQDQPLRQLLGNALAPYPFSFTVLDQEVLIKYDAGKTIQRAATSQSKYTLSGTITNKANGETLIGATIRSGANGTATNAYGFYSLTLPKGSQELSVSAVGQKTKTITLDLTADQKLDIALEDNTQELQTVTISAPSRGGRDLRGTQMGVEKLSIKEIKDIPVLLGERDVVKTLQLLPGIQSAGEGSGGFYVRGGAVDQNLLLLDEATVYNASHLLGFFSTFNSDAIKNVSIYKGDMPARYGGRLSSVMDVQMNDGNNQGTHVSGGVGLIAARLNVEGPIQKDKSSFLISARRTYADVFLKLSRDTDINRSQLYFYDLNAKANYVLGSKDRIYLSGYFGKDVLAADKVNGINWGNTTGTLRWNHVFNNQLFSNTSLIYSNYDYTISLRQDVNDYTIYSRIRDWNLKEDLQWFPGDAHTVNFGFNSVYHSIKPGQITASGNAGISSQELPNRFSLDQAVYAGDNWKLTDRFTFSYGLRLSAFSIIKEQIKTTYFNAEPRLGAAFQLDEQSALKAAYSRNAQNLHLISNSSSGSPVDKWVASTSIIRPELADQVSLGYYRDLSEHHYELTLETYYKKLQNQIDYRNGANIFTNQPIETQLLYGKGRAYGLELLLKKKTGRLTGWLSYTLSKTQRQIDGINQDDWYNARQDRTHNLSLVGIYKLSDRWVLSANFVYYTGDAVTFPAGKYQVDGSTYYNYTSRNASRMPAYHRLDLGATKQLKKTNKFSSELSFSLYNAYGNPNAYRIYFRDNKTDPSRTEAVRTTLFTFVPAISYNFKF
- a CDS encoding DUF4249 domain-containing protein: MRNIIYITLLAILFFSSCEKAIDLKLPDNTPKYVIEAVLTNEAGGCRVSISQTKAFTGDNTFAGISGATVTISGNGTSQTLSPTTAGIYQHPSFTGVPGNTYQLTVKVDGKTFTASSTMPQPVAFDSLYVKKGEGNNKDGSPLLYAFASYRDPAATKNYYRFLQYVNTKKEKTVFIADDEFTNGNTVNNRLSFSNDNDDPARNIKSGDHLTVEMLCLDPIVYQYWYSLKNSAGGDGNNAAPSNPDTNLSDGALGYFSSHTIQRKTILAP
- a CDS encoding serine hydrolase domain-containing protein, which translates into the protein MLHPLKKTSLLLLTFLTLLAAKLPAQVISLSGRSLDTAALSNYIQKQMDSLKIPGAAVCILNHKQVVYRHDFGYANLEQKRPVTEATLFEAASMTKPLFAYYVNWLAQKGMISLDKPLYQYLPLPDLDYDPRYQKITARMVLSHTSGLPNWRADNRGQELDIKFEPGSQFSYSGEGYDYLAKVVAKITHTNAITLGARIRQDLLLPLGMRSSYLVWQDGLDNRLATGYEDGKTPREIWKPKVVNAASSLLATCSDYARFLSAVLSNQPLTGANTDRMLSRRIKLPAGHIITQYFGWTDWAMGFAIKPTAFGNVYAHGGTNEDFQSNFMIDRKTGTGFVAMTNSNHGHELNKKIEALVINGQ